AGTATTACCAGCACCTTGTATTATTTGTGCTTCATTACGTAAATATAGGTTGGAGTTTACTTCTTTTAAATTAATATCATCCTCGACGTAAATTACTACGTCATTTCCAAAAATGTACGAATCGTTTCTAACCGTAAGCTGCGCAAAGGATTGTTGGCCGAATAAAGTTAGTATTAATAGGTAGAAAGTAGGTTTCATATTCTATTTTTTGACAAAGCTAAAGATTTAAGTTAAACTATTGTTACAATATAGTTTAATTTAACATTGTTATTTGTTCATTATCAGGTTTTTAAAGGTGTAGTTTTTTTCTGTCTTTTTTAATAAATCAGTTAGTATTTAGACTGTGTTTTTTTATCAAGAAATAAATAAAAGTTTAAATTTGCGACATATAACTTGAATACTAAACTATGTTTAAATCGCCTAAAATATATTACTTTTTAATTGTAATTGGTGCTGTAGTAGCGATATATGCTAATGCCAATGAGGAACAAAATATTCTGATATTAATTATTGGAATTATTGTTTTGATGTTTGGTCTTTTTAAAGTTCAGGCTACCATACCTAGTAAAAGGGAAAAAGAATCGTTTGTTGAAACGGAATCAAGTGACGAAAAATAATGAAATTTAAAATAGGAGATACAGTAGATGTTTTGGATGATGTTTTATCTGGAATTGTAACCTTAATAGAAGGAGATGTTATTACTATTGAAACCAATGAAGGTTTTGATTTGGATTTTAATGCTTCAGAGCTAGTGAAAATTAAATCTTCTACGTTGAGAGATAATATTTTTGACTCGGCTTCCATTAACGAAGTTTTATCTGAAAAAACTGAGAAAAAGCGTCATTCTACCACAAGAGTTAAAGCTAAAGAGCGTTATCAACCTACCATGGAAGTAGATTTGCATTTGCACCATTTAGTGGATAATGAAAGAGGCATGACAAGCTACGACAAACTGTCAATACAGTTAGATACTGCAAGACAACAATTAGAATTTGCGATAAGAAAACGCATCCAAAAAATTGTTTTTATTCATGGCGTTGGAGAAGGTGTCTTAAAAATGGAATTAGAAACCCTATTTAGCAGATACGATAACGTAAAGTACTATGAAGCCGATTATAAAAAGTATGGTTTAGGTGCAACAGAAGTATATATCTTACAAAACCCAAATACAAATTAAATAAATGGTGGTGTTAAGGTTCTAGTAGTTGATAAAAATGAGTCCTCTAAAGTTCCAAAAACAGTTTCTTCATATAATATTGTAGGAAACTCAACACCTTCTAAAAATAAAGTTATAGTAAATGTTTGTGTGATAGTGTGACTTCTAAATGATGTTGGTGCATTATCGTTGGTGTAATCTGGATTTAAATAATCTGCAACTGTGCTACTACCTGAAACATCATTAGTTGGATTATTATCAAAAGAATTAATTTCTTCGTTTCTAGTTGGTACACCATCACCATCATCATCACTATCTAAATAGTTAGGGATATTATCTCCATTAGGTAAATCTAAATCAGTATTTGTAGCACTTAAATTTAATTCGGCTAACGTCATACCTTCAACATAATTAACCCCTTCACTAATTGTCAAGACGTTGTCTCCATCATCGTCTGCATCTAAAAAGTTAGGTAAACCATCTTCATCTGTATCGTCATCATAAAGGTTTCCGTTACCATTTAAATCTTCTAATGCTGCAGGAATACCATCATTATCATCCTCCAATAATTCCATTGTAAAATAGGCACTACCACTACTTGCTGTAAACTCTTCAGTTATTTGTATCCCACTTGGAGGCACGTCGTTACAAAAAAAGTTAGAAGGATTACTGGTATAACTTCTAAATTTAAACAAATTAGCGATACTAAAATCAGTAGTTTGTTCAGCTACTAAACTAAGTAACAAAGCATTGTCTGGAT
The genomic region above belongs to Olleya sp. Hel_I_94 and contains:
- a CDS encoding Smr/MutS family protein; this translates as MKFKIGDTVDVLDDVLSGIVTLIEGDVITIETNEGFDLDFNASELVKIKSSTLRDNIFDSASINEVLSEKTEKKRHSTTRVKAKERYQPTMEVDLHLHHLVDNERGMTSYDKLSIQLDTARQQLEFAIRKRIQKIVFIHGVGEGVLKMELETLFSRYDNVKYYEADYKKYGLGATEVYILQNPNTN